From Rhododendron vialii isolate Sample 1 chromosome 7a, ASM3025357v1:
AAACATCGCCATTGATGTGGCTTCTGCATTGGATTATCTTCACTATCATTGCGAAGTAGCTATCATTCATCGCGACTTAAAGCCAAGCAACGTTCTTCTTGACGGTGATTTTTGTGCCCATGTGAGTGTCTTTGGTCTTGCAAAGATTCTTTTACCAACCACATGTGAATCCAACAATCAacaacaatcaagttcaactgCAATTGGAGGAACAATTGGATATGTTGCTCCAGGTAATTGACTCTAATTTATTGCTCTATtcatttaattaattagtttccTGTACGGTATGGTTCGTACAGgagtatttttgggatacagacaaaataccagattagggttagaatagagtcggtataaatactctatgttgtaaaccctaattcacactgtgataataaagaacaacagccgctctcgctcccgtggacgtacccggtttTGGGGAACGACGTaaatctctgtgttgattctttactattttatactcgtaaatcgtgtgcgtgtgtgtgacgatcctaacaAACCTCATAATGCAAAGATAATTTTCCATCATTGTTTCTTCTGTGTTGTAAGACAATGCAGGTTTAGCTAAAGGAGAAAACTCTACAAACCTCTTTATGGGCCCTCGTTGTATTTCTTTGTCTTGAAATGTTGGAGAAATTCTTTCAACAAAAGAAGGCAACCACAGAATTTTGGTTAATGGCACCAATATCATGAATAATTTCTCTTGTTTCTTTTGTATGGTTTCGCTGCAGAATATGGTACGGGTGAAGAGATATCAACACAAAGTGATATGCATAGCTATGGAGTGTTACTATTGGAAATGTTAATCGAAAAAAGACCAACTGATTGCATGTTCAATGACACTCTTAGCCTCTCTGGTTACAAAAAACGGTTTCTTCCAGACAAGGTATTAAAGATCGTCGATCCCCAGATCATATTGGAAGAAGAAAGGCATCCAAGTGGGACTAGGCAAACTATCACACCAAGCACTAATAAACTTGAGGTTTGCCTTGTCTCAATCCTTCAAATTGGTGTTTTATGTTGTGCTGCACTGCCCGGTGAGAGAATAAATGCTAGAGACGTCCTTGCGGAACTGGACAAGAGTAGAAAAGTATTTCTTGAGTCGAGGGAACAAGGCCGGCAACATGGTTAGGACGAACGATTCTTAACTGAATCATGCGTGTAGCTTGTTTTGATGTTCTAGAAATAACTCTCTTTCTTATCTCTCTGCATTAGCCCCTCCTTGCTTTACTCTGTATCAAGCAAGCTATGTATGTGATGAAAGTGGTTTCATGGCATTGCCACTAACATTGAGAAACTTTTTAGTATCTGGGGATACCAACACCTTTGGTATCCCCTCCggtccgttttcaatttttcggCTATTTTCCGATCACACTTGGATGATCGattccgttcattttgtagagtttaaTGAGAACCataatcataccaaaaattgtgttcatcggactttaaTAGATACATAATTGGCATAcgtaaaaattgcaaaaaaaaaacaaaaaacaaaacaaaacagggTTCCaattcggtgtggtttggattcaattttgattttcttcaattttcatgtgTGCCAATATTACAGTAAGAGGAAGAAACTACAGTGTTAGGGTTTGGGAAGAGGATTGTGATGATCCATTCAACGAGAAACACATTCGAGAGATTGGATCAAAAACCACATCTCTCCTCGGCTCCTTTGGCAGTGAATCCGGCAGTACTGATTACGTCGTGGAGgagagaagggtttttgacCAATCAATACCAACTGTGTTGGATGCTCAGCTAGCAGACAAAGTAGTAACGAAGGGGGTTATGCCAACCACTTTACTGCTGAAGGATGGGAGCTCAAGTAATAAGCTCTGTCCAAGGGTGGAAATTATtaatgaagaagctgaagagtCTATTGTAGGTGACTCTCTGGCTATTAACAATCAACCAATTGGAAACAAGGATCAAGAGGGGGACCCGCCGGTTGAGCatcactactacaaaaatagataaagacctcGGTTATTTGGTGTGATCattcacttttaatctcgcattcaaaaccgtggtctatcaaAGTGTAACTAAAAGTCCATATCTTTTAACTACAAGATAAAAACCGTGATTAAAACCGTgactaaaaatataaaaactgtgattaaaaatgacaaaaccgtGACCTTTAATAGCTTAACATCTCAGTTTCATTATAAAACCGTGGTTGTTTAAAGAgtaataatctcagtttttgaaaaaaccgaAATTAAAAGTGGCGTTTTCCTAAGGGAAAAAATCTCACTTTATTTACCTTGTTGGGTTTTGAACCTAAGTCTCTTAGAGTTTTGCATAGAAGTTTTAActaactgcaccacacacacttttcaatatatatttgaaatatttaatatataaaatatgAGTTTagcattaaaatatatttcgaacatcattttgaacctttaaatattaaaattaaaaattttgataaacatgaaagttgtagccatttgtgttattgttcaacccaatttgaattatctcaattaatggagTTTTTAGCGTAGAGTTATACTCAaaatacatttggcgacgaaacgcaaccttcataaattttgtcaccaaaggtacccatttggtgacgaaatatattttcatcgccgaaagtactccattttttgacgaaatatttttttgaagaatggttgagagtgacatttatttaggggtatTGCGCGAGGAGTCGATTAAGGGGTAAGTGACTTTCAACTTTTTCTACATAAGAGCTTCCATCTCAAGTCTAAAAAACAAATGTGATGTATTACGATCTCAGTTTCtagatgattgagattaaaggttctttttatctcagtttttccgaaatgagatatattctttcatatacaatcttagtttttcaaaaacgagatctatttttaagttacaatctcacttttagattattgagattaaaaaaatcttttcatctcaattttttcgaaacgagatatattctttcatatatattctcaatttttttataatgagatctattcttcaagttacaatctcactttttagattactgagattaaaaaatctttacatctcagttttttcgtataactgagattaaaactatagtccataacattttattacgcttttacaaaaagtgagatctttttagtttttggaccgtAATCTTTACACCATTTTTTAGTAGTGCATCCATTGAAACAACTTGAAGAGAATTTCGAAAAAGAGAAGAGTTATGAAGGCAATACTGTTGAGAAGATCAATGATATCCCGATATTCATGGGATAGATTGTATTGTATTTGCAGTAAAATCTTTATATTCCGATTATATTTAGATTGCCTAGAATAGATTAGCACAATTGTAGGAAATCTCTTGTATAAAGTTGCATACTCTAATTCAATAATATACGCAAGGCAAATATTTCTTTCTtactttaacatggtatcaaagctaggctttTCCCATTTATTTGTGCCATAATTGCACTCTATTttattgtgatccgtgtgttatGAATCCTTTGTTTATCGCTCCACGTGCGAGTCGAGGGTCGCATGTGCGGGGGAGTATTgagatttgtcccacatcggttaattatgcctctccactctttgccaattggtttggagttagatgctttaacatggtttCAGAGCAGGGAACGAAACCCTAGCGCTTTGCCCTCATTTTTTCTTCtgccttttgtttttattcccATCATCATGGTGAACAAGCAATCTTCGAGTGGAGGTAAGTCCGATGCCGCCAATCCTTATTTTATCCACCATTCAGATCATCCCGGAATGGGGCTTATTTCCAGGCCTCTCAATGGAGAGAATTATTCTACCTGGTGTAAAGCCATGACCATCTCTTTGAACGCCAAATCCAAGTTGGGTTTTGTAGATGGTACCATCACAGCGCCTCCTGCCAAGACCAAACCAGACGACCATGCATCGTGGAGAAGATGCAACGATATGATCCTCTCCTGGATCCTCAATTCACTCACACTGGATCTTGCAGACAGCGTAATATATTCAACCACTGCCCAGGAAGTATGGGAAGACCTTCGGGATCGTTTTTCTCAAAGCAATGCCCCTCGCATTTTCCAAATTGAGAGGGACATCTCTTGTCTCACTCAACATCAGATGACTGTTGCGGCCTACTACACAAGGCTGAAAGGATTATGGGATAAACTGGGCACCTATAATGACACTGTTTGCTCTTGTGGGGCTGACCATAAGAGACGCAGATTGATACGATTTCTTATGGAACTTAATGAGTCCTACAAGGGAATCTGAGGGCAGATCTTATTAATGAATCCGCTACCTGATGTTGCAAGGGCTTACTCTTTCGTCGTGCAAGAAGAGAAGCAACGAAGCCTGGGTGCTGCACGTGAGACAACAGAGACGGCAGCCATGGTTGTTCGAAAGGATGAAATAGCAACTTTGGCTGTTCGACATGGACAAGGTTCTTCTTCTCATTCCAACTCATTTAATCGAAAACCGTTACACTGCTCTTACTGTGATCAAGACCATCATGTGCGAGAAACATGTTGGAAGTTGAATGGGTATCCTCCAGGACACCCAAAACATGCATCAAACAAGTCCAATCAAGGAGGTAACCGCTCTAAATGTAATAACAACAACCAGTCTTCGGTTAACAATGTCAAGGAGGGTCCAACGATGCAGGAAATACAATCAGTGAGGGATGGGCTCTCTGATTTGCAAATCCAGCAAATATTATCTATCATGAGCAGCAAGGGGACATCACAATCCACTACTTCTATGGCTAATGCTGCTGGAACTTCTTTAGGTTTGTCACGAGCATCGTTACACCCCCATCACTTAATTATTGATAGTGGTGCAACTGATCACATTACTTCATCTCCGACTTTACTTGTCAACAGTCGTGAGAACACCCTTTTGCCACCAGTCATTATGCCAAGTGGAGAACAGGCTCCTATTACTTCTACTGGCACTTTACCCTTGAATTCAGCTATTTCTTTGAGTAATGTGCTTGTTGTACCATCTTTTAAGGTGGATTTAATGTCTGTGGGTCGAGCTACAAGAGATCTCAATTGTTCTGTAACTTTTTTCCCTCATTGGTGTATTTTGCATGACTTGACGACGAGGATGACGATTGGTTTGGGTAAACAACAAGACGGACTTTATTGCTTGGTTGCGTTGGCATCggagaaaccaaaaaataaaatccaatcaGCTGCAGCCATTACTAACCATCcatcccattttcaaaacacttcATCCACCAACTTATGGCATCACCGATTGCGGCATTTATCTTCCTCTAGATTAGATTTTATGGGCAAAAATTTGTTACATTTTCCTTTCAAGTCAAATAAATCTTGTGATGTTTGTGCACTTGCGAAACAGAAACGGCTTCCATTTTCTTCTAGTTCAATTTCGTCTGTTAGATCTTTTGAATTAATTCATAGTGATATTTGGGGTCCTTATAAAATTGCCTCTCTTTCTGGTGCTAGATATTTTTTGACTATTGTGGATGACTATTCTTGGTTCACATGGGTATTTTTTATGCATCACAAAAGTGAAACACAACATCTACTTGccaattttttctcttttgtccAAACACAATTCAATGCCTCTATAGCCAACATTTGGGTTGATAATGGAAGGGAGTTCTTTGCCATGCGGGAATTTTATAAACAGAAAGGCACCACTTATCAAACTTCTTGTGTTGAtactcctcaacaaaacggGGTTGTAGAGCGCAAACATGGTCATATTCTTGCATTAGCTCGAGCCC
This genomic window contains:
- the LOC131333795 gene encoding probable LRR receptor-like serine/threonine-protein kinase At3g47570, whose protein sequence is MLFIVVILLCVVTITFRIRRSRREISSALPFQREYPKLSYAELHQATNGFSFDNLIGKGKYGSVLKGILDSTGQTIAVKVLKLQERGGNRSFQAECEALKNIRHRNLVKIITSCSSIDFKCNDFKALVFEFMENGSLDNWLYPECLHEQRGTASLNLIQRLNIAIDVASALDYLHYHCEVAIIHRDLKPSNVLLDGDFCAHVSVFGLAKILLPTTCESNNQQQSSSTAIGGTIGYVAPEYGTGEEISTQSDMHSYGVLLLEMLIEKRPTDCMFNDTLSLSGYKKRFLPDKVLKIVDPQIILEEERHPSGTRQTITPSTNKLEVCLVSILQIGVLCCAALPGERINARDVLAELDKSRKVFLESREQGRQHG